In Aegilops tauschii subsp. strangulata cultivar AL8/78 chromosome 3, Aet v6.0, whole genome shotgun sequence, one genomic interval encodes:
- the LOC120976201 gene encoding proteasome subunit beta type-3-like: MCRCCCVNERRRGHLPLRLILLLRPRELAKDSCGFQYYFGIIMYKPDMEPEELFETISQALLSFVNRDCLSGWGGYVLIVVANG; encoded by the exons ATGTGCAGGTGCTGCTGTGTGAATGAGAGGAGAAGAGGTCACCTGCCTCTCCGTCTTATTCTTCTACTACGTCCTAG GGAACTGGCAAAAGATTCATGTGGTTTTCAATACTACTTTGGAATCATTATGTACAAACCAGACATG GAACCTGAAGAACTATTTGAGACAATCTCACAAGCACTGTTGTCTTTTGTTAATCGTGATTGCCTGAGTGGTTGGGGAGGTTATGTTCTTATTGT TGTAGCAAATGGGTGA